The Lewinellaceae bacterium genome has a segment encoding these proteins:
- a CDS encoding right-handed parallel beta-helix repeat-containing protein — MKLRYLFSLLLMAGLLACGPNAKEEKSGEALDQASHDKLLKSFQEKLILANPGDVIELPAGRFNLTKSLSLDAIDNITIKGAGKDKTVLSFLNQTQGAEGIRVTNLKHFKLSDLTIEDSKGDALKIQDCEGVLLKNVKTTWTEGAKETNGSYGIYPVKCKNVIIDGCESSFASDAGIYVGQTHNVHMKNCLVHHNVAGFEIENCSYVDAYNNEAHDNTMGFLVYDLSGLPVANGRFIRAFDNNIHDNNFQNFAPKGGIVHMVPPGTGFMIVAAKEVEVFNNQIKNHKTIGLGIGSFYMTQRPFDENSDFVPYSSNVHVHDNQIVRKDAMPDLTREWGQLINVMFKATPQDILVDGWMHPDFATDPESHRICIHDNGTDITFANLNAQKAESIRAMAKYIDSDMSKFDCTLPPQEANAEPEI, encoded by the coding sequence ATGAAATTAAGATATTTGTTCAGCCTGTTGCTTATGGCCGGCCTGTTGGCTTGCGGCCCAAATGCCAAAGAAGAAAAAAGCGGAGAGGCACTCGACCAGGCTTCACACGATAAACTGCTGAAAAGCTTCCAGGAAAAACTGATCCTGGCCAACCCGGGGGATGTGATAGAACTCCCGGCCGGCCGTTTTAACCTCACCAAATCCCTTTCCCTGGATGCCATTGATAACATCACCATAAAAGGGGCGGGGAAGGACAAAACGGTGTTGTCTTTTCTGAACCAGACCCAGGGAGCGGAAGGTATTCGGGTCACCAACCTAAAACATTTTAAGCTGTCTGATCTCACCATTGAGGATTCCAAAGGCGATGCGTTAAAAATTCAGGATTGTGAAGGAGTACTGTTGAAAAATGTGAAGACTACCTGGACCGAAGGAGCTAAAGAAACCAATGGCAGCTACGGCATTTACCCGGTGAAATGTAAAAATGTGATCATTGACGGTTGTGAATCCTCCTTTGCCTCGGATGCCGGAATTTATGTCGGACAGACCCATAATGTACATATGAAAAATTGCCTGGTGCATCACAATGTAGCCGGGTTTGAAATTGAAAACTGCAGTTATGTAGATGCCTACAATAATGAGGCACACGACAATACGATGGGTTTCCTGGTTTATGATCTGTCGGGATTGCCTGTAGCGAACGGACGTTTTATCCGGGCTTTTGACAATAATATTCACGATAATAATTTCCAGAATTTTGCACCCAAAGGCGGCATAGTTCATATGGTTCCGCCGGGAACCGGATTCATGATCGTTGCGGCGAAGGAGGTTGAAGTATTCAATAACCAGATCAAAAACCACAAGACCATCGGATTAGGGATTGGAAGTTTTTACATGACGCAGCGGCCTTTTGATGAAAATTCGGACTTTGTGCCCTACAGTTCCAATGTCCATGTGCATGACAATCAAATCGTAAGAAAAGATGCTATGCCCGATTTGACCAGGGAATGGGGGCAATTGATCAATGTGATGTTTAAAGCAACGCCTCAGGATATCCTTGTGGATGGCTGGATGCATCCCGATTTCGCCACGGATCCCGAATCTCACCGCATTTGCATTCATGATAACGGAACGGACATTACCTTCGCCAACCTCAATGCCCAAAAAGCGGAAAGCATCAGGGCTATGGCCAAATATATCGATTCTGATATGTCAAAATTCGATTGCACATTGCCTCCACAGGAAGCTAATGCGGAGCCGGAAATTTGA